In a genomic window of Borrelia maritima:
- a CDS encoding histidine kinase — MFRKRKKSKTYIIIISITKFSENNLLLIISNIKYLIEHKQLAYKIHWTFPIYFFEILRKHEELNKWLFERFKTNVDIYMPGTYSGSPHEYMLHDEIHLDLYWALKNPFKSGYKDIFQNAPIMLYIYNIEKFRKKVTELYRKLNFKYTEGIRQSKNNKNYLIFYKNNCQYLYEVQKVDSPKSNVETLIYFYEIKETYDNQELKNFLLYLKSLENNLHSIKIQNLEGSKLAAELLEIPKFNSLKEQELIINFQNKRLKDYQINEKSLREFLINKHQEEIAKNSDSIVPKNLEYNMEGNFTLSHDQYNIKFENGKLNKIKFKDKKVEFLNTSKTYFKILSKKEIIRKASIESSFSFSNEKILGIKQYLTFNSDTKSTIDFFVDETIPSFFISIKIKWPSKIDLDKKTLKKCNPDYLLEYSALEIPVFEITKGTNLKITAKYSDLDTYEKIIITKNNPRGYINGTEFLISKGNDKNSNFFISFLNVEKQIIHTINYKIEKINSKRWLILNIGGSYNTVKIQDVINYSQTLNLMILPLNNNFDNKIKLNSKIKNLIFYTNIKKYEK; from the coding sequence ATGTTTAGAAAAAGAAAAAAATCGAAAACTTACATTATCATTATTTCAATAACTAAATTTTCAGAGAATAATTTGTTATTGATAATATCAAATATAAAATATTTGATTGAGCACAAACAGCTAGCTTACAAAATACATTGGACATTTCCAATATACTTTTTTGAAATTCTAAGAAAACACGAAGAATTAAATAAATGGCTATTTGAAAGATTTAAAACCAATGTAGATATATATATGCCCGGAACTTACAGTGGAAGCCCTCATGAATACATGCTGCACGATGAAATACATTTAGATTTGTATTGGGCACTAAAAAATCCATTCAAAAGTGGATACAAAGACATATTTCAAAATGCTCCTATTATGCTTTATATCTACAACATAGAAAAGTTTAGAAAAAAAGTGACCGAGCTTTATAGAAAACTTAATTTCAAGTATACAGAAGGAATAAGGCAAAGCAAAAATAATAAAAATTACTTAATTTTTTATAAAAATAACTGCCAATATTTATATGAAGTCCAAAAAGTAGATTCTCCAAAAAGCAATGTAGAAACCCTTATTTACTTTTATGAAATCAAAGAAACTTACGACAATCAGGAATTAAAAAATTTTTTACTTTATTTAAAATCCTTAGAAAATAACTTGCACAGCATTAAGATACAAAATCTAGAAGGATCCAAACTGGCTGCTGAACTACTAGAAATTCCTAAATTTAACTCCCTTAAAGAACAAGAGCTAATAATAAATTTCCAAAACAAAAGACTCAAAGATTATCAAATCAACGAAAAAAGCTTAAGAGAATTTTTAATAAATAAACACCAAGAAGAAATAGCCAAAAATTCAGACTCCATTGTACCTAAAAATTTGGAATACAATATGGAAGGAAATTTCACACTCTCTCACGATCAATACAATATTAAATTCGAAAATGGAAAATTAAATAAAATAAAATTTAAAGATAAAAAAGTGGAATTTCTAAACACATCTAAAACTTACTTCAAAATTTTATCAAAAAAAGAAATAATAAGAAAAGCATCTATTGAAAGCTCATTTTCCTTCTCAAATGAAAAAATTTTAGGAATAAAACAATATTTAACATTTAACTCTGATACAAAATCAACAATTGATTTTTTTGTAGATGAGACTATCCCAAGCTTTTTTATATCCATTAAAATAAAATGGCCTTCTAAAATTGATCTTGATAAAAAAACATTAAAAAAATGTAATCCCGATTATCTTCTTGAATATTCAGCCCTTGAAATACCTGTTTTTGAAATTACAAAAGGCACTAATTTAAAAATAACAGCAAAATACAGCGATCTTGATACTTATGAAAAAATAATAATAACTAAAAACAATCCCAGAGGCTACATTAATGGTACAGAATTTTTGATATCCAAAGGAAATGATAAAAATAGTAACTTTTTTATAAGTTTTTTAAATGTTGAAAAACAAATAATTCATACAATTAATTATAAAATTGAAAAAATTAATTCTAAAAGATGGTTAATTTTAAATATAGGGGGCTCTTACAATACAGTCAAGATCCAAGATGTAATAAATTACTCTCAAACACTAAATTTAATGATACTGCCATTAAATAATAATTTTGATAACAAAATAAAACTAAATTCAAAAATAAAAAATTTAATTTTTTATACTAATATAAAAAAATATGAAAAATAA
- the secD gene encoding protein translocase subunit SecD, with amino-acid sequence MKKGSKLILILLVTLFACLLIFPTLKWYFLMSIEDKKISSYSQEALRDYSKKKALNDLVKLKELYNKDPNSSIPTSLAYLIPIAKNNYKSSMKIPPNTFTAKTLREGFLTDSDMGEVSLEIYRHYENIKKSKSRIIHLGLDLSGGMSVTISLDYSSVEKKLGRSLTFAEREDAIYRIMQILKDRVDRFGLTEPKIAREAGGNKIFLDIPGERDESRVSTLLSGKGSLVFYVVDEESTSLLHEKILESGSLFSIDEIQANMNLPDSKQIFPWYVKDSYGVDDETSVRYYVVDLSPENSFDGAHIKDAGVSNDPRTGRDTVVFNLDVDGSEKFFKFTQKNVGKSLAVVMEGKIKSVAGIGYAITGGSVSIQGDSFDKKEALDLALVFKTAAFPVEIKIDDLRIVGPTLGARTIDLGIKASALALCLVFLFMCVYYGLSGFVAGFSLVIYNVFLILAILSAFNFTLTLTSIAGLILTMGMAVDINIVIYERIKEEIREGRKFENAFEDGFKKAFLSIMDANITTFIAVLFLTLLGTGVIQGFAWSLSVGIVASLFSSLIFSRFILEFIISVRKSKFISISWSSKYAKSN; translated from the coding sequence ATGAAAAAAGGATCTAAGCTTATATTAATACTATTGGTGACGTTGTTTGCGTGTCTTTTAATATTCCCGACTTTAAAGTGGTATTTTTTAATGAGCATTGAGGATAAAAAAATAAGCTCATATTCACAAGAAGCTTTAAGGGATTATTCAAAGAAAAAAGCTTTGAATGATCTTGTTAAGCTTAAAGAGCTATATAATAAAGATCCCAATAGCAGTATTCCAACTAGTCTCGCATATTTAATCCCAATAGCAAAAAATAATTACAAGTCTTCAATGAAAATTCCACCCAATACTTTTACTGCTAAAACCTTGCGTGAAGGGTTTTTGACTGATTCTGATATGGGAGAAGTAAGTTTAGAGATCTATAGGCATTATGAGAATATAAAGAAGAGTAAAAGCAGAATAATACATCTCGGGCTTGATTTGTCTGGAGGGATGAGTGTTACCATTTCTCTTGATTATTCAAGTGTTGAAAAAAAATTAGGCCGTTCTTTAACCTTTGCTGAGAGAGAGGACGCTATTTACCGTATAATGCAAATTCTTAAGGATAGAGTAGATAGGTTTGGGCTTACAGAGCCTAAAATTGCAAGAGAGGCCGGAGGAAATAAAATTTTCTTAGATATTCCTGGGGAAAGAGATGAGAGTAGAGTAAGCACTCTTTTGAGTGGAAAAGGCAGTTTAGTTTTTTATGTGGTTGATGAAGAGTCAACATCGCTTTTACATGAAAAAATATTAGAATCGGGTTCTCTTTTTTCTATTGATGAAATTCAGGCAAATATGAATCTTCCGGATAGTAAGCAAATTTTTCCTTGGTATGTTAAAGATTCTTATGGGGTGGATGATGAGACATCAGTTCGTTATTATGTAGTAGATTTAAGTCCTGAAAATTCATTTGATGGTGCTCACATTAAAGATGCTGGGGTTTCTAATGATCCTAGAACAGGTCGAGACACTGTTGTTTTTAACCTCGATGTTGATGGAAGTGAAAAATTTTTTAAATTTACTCAAAAAAATGTTGGAAAATCTTTGGCCGTTGTTATGGAAGGTAAAATTAAGTCTGTGGCAGGAATTGGGTATGCTATTACTGGTGGTAGTGTTTCAATTCAAGGCGACTCTTTTGATAAAAAAGAGGCCCTAGATCTTGCTTTAGTGTTTAAAACCGCAGCTTTTCCAGTTGAGATTAAAATAGATGATTTGAGAATAGTAGGACCTACTCTTGGTGCTAGGACTATTGATCTTGGTATTAAAGCTTCTGCGCTTGCCCTTTGTTTAGTTTTTTTGTTTATGTGTGTTTATTATGGTTTGAGCGGTTTTGTAGCTGGGTTTTCACTTGTTATTTATAATGTATTTTTAATTTTAGCAATATTGTCGGCTTTTAATTTTACTTTAACTTTAACAAGTATTGCAGGTCTTATTTTGACAATGGGTATGGCCGTGGATATAAATATAGTTATTTATGAGAGAATTAAAGAAGAAATTAGAGAAGGCAGAAAATTTGAAAATGCTTTTGAAGATGGTTTTAAAAAAGCCTTTTTATCTATTATGGATGCAAATATAACAACATTTATTGCTGTGCTTTTCTTAACTCTTCTTGGCACAGGAGTTATTCAAGGTTTTGCATGGTCTCTTTCTGTCGGAATTGTAGCATCTCTTTTTAGTAGTTTGATTTTTTCAAGATTTATTTTGGAATTTATCATATCTGTTAGAAAAAGCAAATTTATAAGTATATCTTGGAGTTCAAAATATGCAAAAAGTAATTAA
- a CDS encoding maltose/glucose-specific PTS transporter subunit IIC, whose product MLKGFEQAQKFGRSFMLPIAILPAAGLLLGIGGSLSNPETVKTYSFLDIFFLQSVFKIMSASGSIIFSNLAPIFSIGIAVGLAKSDKGTAGIAAFIGYLVMNATIGVLIDVSGKSESFSSGAVGFVLGIKTLETGVFGGIIVGILTYYLHSRFNKVDLPKVLGFFSGSRFVPIVVSFSSIFLAVIMFIFWPFIQNGINKVGGLVDSTGYIGTLIYGIFLRMLGPFGLHHIFYLPFWTTGLGGSVIIDGKLIEGTQNIFFAELAAQGTNRFFVGTSRFMSGRFITMMFGLPGAALALYYTAKREERAKVFGLLISSALTSFLTGITEPLEFSFLFVAPILYVVHATFDGFAFMLAHILQITIGQTFSGGFIDFILFGILQGNSRTNWLLVPVVGIAWFFLYYLTFVFLINRFDFKTPGRTQDLDSGDSQISKSSEFEENYATKVIIGLGGVSNIVELDCCATRLRVTVKDALKVSEKILKKTGSKGVIIKGNGVQVVYGPGVSVLKNEIEELLED is encoded by the coding sequence ATGTTAAAGGGGTTTGAACAAGCTCAAAAATTTGGGCGTTCTTTCATGCTTCCCATTGCTATTTTGCCAGCAGCAGGTCTGCTTTTAGGAATTGGAGGCTCTCTTTCTAATCCAGAAACTGTTAAGACGTATTCTTTCTTAGATATATTTTTCTTGCAATCAGTTTTCAAGATAATGAGTGCATCAGGTTCTATTATTTTTTCAAATTTAGCACCAATATTTTCTATTGGAATTGCTGTCGGACTTGCTAAGTCAGATAAAGGTACAGCTGGAATTGCAGCTTTTATTGGTTATCTTGTAATGAATGCTACTATTGGAGTTTTAATTGATGTGTCAGGCAAATCGGAATCTTTCTCCAGCGGTGCTGTAGGCTTTGTTCTTGGAATTAAGACTTTAGAAACTGGGGTTTTTGGAGGGATTATAGTTGGTATTTTGACCTATTATCTTCATTCTAGGTTTAATAAGGTAGATTTGCCTAAGGTTCTTGGATTTTTTTCCGGATCTAGATTTGTGCCGATTGTTGTTTCTTTTTCTAGTATTTTTCTTGCTGTAATTATGTTTATTTTTTGGCCATTTATACAAAATGGGATTAATAAAGTAGGAGGCCTAGTAGATTCAACTGGCTATATTGGAACACTTATTTATGGAATTTTTTTAAGAATGCTTGGGCCTTTTGGTCTTCATCATATATTTTATTTACCATTTTGGACAACAGGCCTTGGGGGATCTGTTATTATTGATGGAAAATTGATTGAAGGAACTCAGAATATATTCTTTGCCGAACTTGCTGCTCAAGGTACAAATAGATTTTTTGTTGGAACTAGTCGTTTTATGAGCGGAAGATTTATTACTATGATGTTTGGTTTGCCAGGAGCTGCACTTGCACTATATTACACCGCAAAGCGTGAGGAGAGGGCCAAAGTTTTTGGTCTTTTAATATCTTCAGCCTTAACATCGTTTTTAACGGGCATAACAGAACCTCTTGAATTTTCTTTTCTTTTTGTAGCGCCAATTCTTTATGTTGTTCATGCTACGTTTGATGGATTTGCTTTTATGTTGGCGCATATTCTTCAAATCACAATAGGTCAAACTTTTTCTGGAGGGTTTATTGACTTTATTCTTTTTGGCATTTTACAGGGGAATTCAAGAACTAATTGGCTTTTAGTTCCAGTTGTGGGCATTGCTTGGTTTTTTCTTTATTACCTTACTTTTGTATTTTTAATAAATAGGTTTGATTTTAAAACTCCCGGTAGAACGCAAGATTTAGATTCTGGAGATTCTCAAATTTCTAAGAGTAGTGAATTTGAAGAAAATTATGCTACTAAGGTTATTATTGGACTTGGGGGTGTCTCAAACATTGTTGAGCTTGATTGTTGTGCAACTAGGCTAAGAGTTACAGTAAAAGATGCTCTTAAGGTTTCTGAAAAAATTTTAAAGAAAACTGGCTCTAAAGGAGTTATTATTAAGGGCAATGGGGTTCAGGTAGTTTACGGACCAGGCGTGAGCGTCCTTAAGAATGAAATAGAAGAATTACTAGAAGATTGA
- the secF gene encoding protein translocase subunit SecF, producing MQKVINFSKYGSSVLSVSVILILIGLIYTFFYHGGYNWGIDFSSRVNINLSIEKSNIKEDEIKRIFSPIYKSLDVNSIFSLNENKSEFSIMVKSDIIDYAFKTEVQKTIIDELKKTFNANVEVLDSYFIDSSFSSTLRSKSIFLVLGTFTLMLIYITLRFKLSYAIASILSIFHDIFFIVAFLGVFRIEINSYIVVAILTIIGYSLNDTIIIFDRIRDNVKRLTDNAFLNVLNISISQTLSRTILTSVTTFVAVFSIYVFTEGSIKDFSLVFMVGVIVGTYSSVFIASPILLNLYKKIK from the coding sequence ATGCAAAAAGTAATTAATTTTTCAAAATATGGAAGTAGTGTTTTATCAGTTAGTGTTATTTTAATTTTAATTGGACTTATTTATACTTTTTTTTATCATGGTGGATACAATTGGGGAATAGATTTTTCTTCTAGAGTTAATATTAATCTTTCAATAGAAAAATCAAATATTAAAGAAGATGAGATTAAAAGAATATTTTCTCCAATTTATAAGAGTTTAGATGTCAATAGCATTTTTTCACTAAATGAGAATAAAAGTGAATTCTCTATTATGGTAAAGTCAGATATTATTGATTATGCTTTTAAAACAGAAGTTCAAAAAACAATAATAGATGAACTTAAAAAAACATTTAATGCTAATGTTGAAGTTTTGGACTCTTATTTTATTGATTCAAGTTTTTCTTCTACTTTAAGAAGTAAGTCAATATTTTTAGTATTGGGAACGTTTACCCTAATGTTGATTTATATAACTTTAAGGTTTAAGCTAAGTTATGCCATTGCTTCTATTCTCTCAATATTTCATGATATATTTTTTATAGTTGCTTTTTTAGGGGTATTTCGAATAGAGATTAATAGTTATATTGTTGTGGCAATATTAACTATTATTGGGTATTCTTTAAACGACACAATAATTATTTTTGACAGGATTAGGGATAATGTTAAGCGATTAACCGATAATGCGTTTTTAAATGTATTAAATATAAGCATTAGTCAAACTTTATCAAGAACTATTTTGACATCAGTTACAACATTTGTTGCAGTATTCTCTATTTATGTGTTTACTGAAGGATCTATAAAAGACTTTTCTTTGGTATTTATGGTAGGAGTAATTGTTGGAACTTATTCCTCTGTGTTCATAGCGTCTCCAATACTTTTAAATTTGTATAAAAAAATAAAGTAG
- a CDS encoding transcriptional repressor has protein sequence MNDNIIDVHSTLEKVGITNDPILLKNLTSELGMKASHSRNRIILYIASNPKEYFTAKEVYNKLVKEIPSLSKATVYNTLNILKERNILKDIKTTDQKETKFYLSLASTIAHFKCNKCNQVHPIQLDDIKDILKDKLGENWETKSIEIIYSGHCNNCYKKDVHNPNNTLDSKGITI, from the coding sequence ATGAACGATAACATAATAGACGTCCATTCCACATTGGAAAAAGTCGGCATTACAAATGATCCTATATTATTGAAAAATTTAACATCAGAATTGGGAATGAAGGCATCTCATTCGAGAAACAGGATTATTCTTTATATAGCATCGAACCCGAAAGAATACTTTACAGCAAAAGAAGTTTATAACAAGCTTGTAAAAGAAATTCCAAGCCTATCAAAGGCAACAGTATATAACACATTAAATATTCTTAAAGAAAGAAATATACTTAAAGACATAAAAACTACTGACCAAAAAGAAACAAAATTTTATCTAAGCTTGGCTTCCACAATAGCTCACTTTAAATGTAATAAATGCAATCAAGTGCATCCTATTCAACTTGACGATATTAAAGATATTTTGAAAGACAAACTTGGAGAAAACTGGGAAACGAAATCTATTGAAATAATTTATTCAGGTCATTGCAATAATTGCTACAAAAAAGATGTTCATAACCCCAATAACACCTTAGATAGCAAGGGAATCACCATATGA
- the yajC gene encoding preprotein translocase subunit YajC codes for MYSKGGFVFLLQEFSSNGSFLRSLLVFVPVIAIFWFLVISPQRKEEKNKKEMIKNLKKGDKVLTIGGILGVVKKLGDTDVVLELSPNIEAVFVKNSIDKVLSEKNEVKKVL; via the coding sequence ATATATAGTAAAGGAGGTTTTGTGTTTTTATTGCAAGAATTCAGCAGCAATGGTAGCTTTTTGCGAAGTTTGTTAGTTTTTGTGCCTGTTATTGCTATATTTTGGTTTTTAGTGATATCTCCTCAGCGTAAGGAAGAAAAAAATAAAAAAGAAATGATAAAAAATCTAAAAAAAGGCGATAAGGTGTTAACAATAGGTGGAATTTTGGGAGTTGTGAAAAAATTAGGCGATACGGATGTTGTTTTAGAATTAAGTCCAAATATCGAAGCAGTATTTGTAAAAAACTCTATTGATAAAGTTTTGTCTGAAAAAAATGAAGTTAAAAAGGTATTATAA
- a CDS encoding N-acetylmannosamine-6-phosphate 2-epimerase — MVSCQALENEPLHSSLIMSKMALAAKIGGAVGIRANGVNDISQIKLEVDLPIIGIIKKVYNNCDVFITPTMKEIDELCCEGVDIIALDATFRSRPNGVLLNDFFESIKKKYPKQCLMADISSLDEAINADKLGFDFIGTTLYGYTKSTDGFNIADNDFNFLKTLLNSNLKATLIVEGKIDTPLKAQKCFEMGIDLVVVGGAITRPAEITKKFVEKINQIKK; from the coding sequence ATAGTATCTTGTCAAGCTCTTGAAAATGAGCCTTTACACAGTAGTCTTATTATGTCTAAGATGGCTTTAGCAGCTAAGATAGGTGGAGCTGTTGGAATAAGAGCTAACGGAGTTAATGATATTAGCCAGATTAAGCTGGAAGTTGATTTGCCAATAATAGGCATTATTAAAAAAGTTTATAACAATTGCGATGTATTTATTACTCCTACCATGAAAGAGATTGATGAGCTTTGTTGCGAAGGAGTAGATATAATTGCCCTTGATGCTACCTTTAGAAGTAGACCTAATGGTGTATTGCTTAATGATTTTTTTGAAAGTATTAAAAAAAAATATCCAAAGCAATGTTTGATGGCAGATATTTCTTCTTTAGATGAAGCTATTAATGCTGATAAATTGGGATTTGATTTTATTGGAACAACTTTGTATGGCTATACAAAAAGTACTGATGGTTTTAATATTGCAGACAATGATTTTAATTTTTTAAAAACCTTACTTAATTCTAATTTGAAAGCCACTTTAATAGTGGAAGGAAAAATAGACACTCCCTTAAAGGCTCAAAAATGTTTTGAAATGGGGATTGATTTAGTAGTCGTTGGGGGGGCTATTACAAGGCCTGCTGAGATTACTAAAAAATTTGTAGAGAAAATAAATCAAATTAAAAAATAA
- a CDS encoding alpha/beta hydrolase, with protein MNIKNIIFIIIFLLLLILVSPRIKFKNEFQKKSIPKNIEEIDNYLLKEELQFNLEKNTKKEIIWNKEIQKTKYSVVYIHGFGASKNEIYPVPNNIAKALNANLFFTRLKGHGINNKNAFRGITTQDWLRDIDEAIKIGKLIGDKLILIGTSNGGAASIWASANYPDEINSVVLISPNIFPYDKRTNLVYYPWGRQIAYLITGGYNKFETKEGKRKEHMTIKSYCSRVQHVDAIIAMMGIVTLLNSYNFDEIKTPLIIAHTPNDHTVDPRRINEFIKNYGGKKKDIPIILLENSDAHVPIGNQSYKSAQNTSYFTKYVVDFINKQNK; from the coding sequence ATGAACATAAAGAATATCATTTTTATAATTATATTCTTATTACTATTGATACTAGTTAGTCCAAGAATAAAATTTAAAAATGAATTTCAAAAAAAATCAATTCCCAAAAACATTGAAGAAATTGACAATTATCTATTAAAAGAAGAATTACAATTTAATCTAGAAAAAAATACAAAAAAAGAAATAATCTGGAATAAAGAAATCCAAAAAACAAAATATTCTGTAGTCTATATTCATGGATTTGGAGCATCAAAAAATGAAATTTACCCGGTTCCAAATAATATTGCAAAAGCTCTTAATGCAAATCTTTTTTTTACAAGATTGAAAGGACACGGAATTAACAATAAAAATGCATTTCGGGGAATAACTACCCAAGATTGGCTAAGAGACATTGATGAGGCCATTAAGATTGGCAAACTAATAGGTGATAAATTAATACTAATTGGCACCTCTAATGGAGGTGCTGCTAGCATCTGGGCTTCAGCAAACTATCCGGATGAAATAAACTCGGTAGTATTAATTTCTCCCAATATATTCCCCTACGACAAAAGAACCAATCTTGTTTACTATCCCTGGGGACGACAAATTGCATATCTTATAACAGGTGGCTACAATAAATTTGAAACAAAAGAAGGTAAACGAAAGGAGCATATGACTATAAAAAGCTACTGTTCAAGAGTACAACATGTGGACGCAATTATTGCAATGATGGGCATTGTAACATTATTAAATTCATATAATTTCGATGAAATAAAAACACCTTTAATAATAGCCCATACACCCAATGACCATACAGTAGACCCAAGAAGAATAAACGAATTTATAAAAAATTATGGGGGCAAAAAAAAAGATATTCCAATTATACTTCTTGAAAATTCAGACGCACACGTGCCCATTGGAAATCAAAGCTACAAAAGCGCCCAAAACACCTCATACTTCACAAAATATGTGGTTGATTTCATAAATAAACAAAACAAATAA
- the groL gene encoding chaperonin GroEL (60 kDa chaperone family; promotes refolding of misfolded polypeptides especially under stressful conditions; forms two stacked rings of heptamers to form a barrel-shaped 14mer; ends can be capped by GroES; misfolded proteins enter the barrel where they are refolded when GroES binds) has product MAKDIYFNEDARKSLLSGVEKLSNAVKVTLGPKGRNVLIDKKFGSPTVTKDGVSVAREIELENPFENMGAQLLKEVAIKTNDVAGDGTTTATVLAYAIAREGLKNVSSGINPIGIKKGIDHAVNLAAEKIRQSAKKITTKEEIAQVASISANNDSYIGEKIAEAMDKVGKDGVITVEESKTFDTTISYVEGMQFDRGYLSPYFSTNKENMSVNFDDAFILIYEKKISSIKELLPVLEKVLGTNKPLLIIAEDIEGDALAALVLNSVRGALKVCAIKSPGFGDRRKAMLEDIAVLTGGVLISEELGLTLETVEIEQLGQAKTIKVDKDNTTIINTGNKEQIKERAELIKKQIEDSTSEYDKEKLQERLAKLVGGVAVINVGAVTEVELKEKKHRVEDALSATRAAVEEGVVPGGGATLIEVAMYLDTIDTSKLSYEEKQGFEIVKRSLEEPMRQIISNAGFEGSIYIHQIKTEKKGLGFDASCFKWVNMIESGIIDPAKVTRSALQNAASIAGLLLTTECAITDIKEEKNTSGGGGYPMDPGMGMM; this is encoded by the coding sequence ATGGCTAAAGACATATATTTTAATGAGGATGCTAGAAAAAGTTTACTTAGTGGCGTTGAAAAATTATCCAATGCTGTAAAAGTAACTCTTGGGCCAAAAGGGAGAAATGTTCTTATTGATAAAAAGTTCGGTTCTCCAACAGTTACAAAGGATGGAGTTAGTGTTGCTCGTGAGATTGAGCTTGAAAATCCGTTTGAAAACATGGGAGCTCAGCTTTTAAAGGAAGTTGCTATTAAAACAAATGATGTTGCTGGTGATGGAACAACAACGGCGACTGTTCTTGCTTATGCTATTGCAAGAGAAGGTCTTAAGAATGTCTCTTCAGGAATTAATCCTATTGGAATAAAAAAGGGAATAGATCATGCTGTAAATTTGGCTGCTGAGAAAATTCGCCAGTCTGCAAAAAAAATTACAACAAAGGAAGAGATTGCACAGGTAGCTTCAATTTCTGCCAATAATGACAGTTACATAGGTGAAAAAATTGCTGAGGCAATGGATAAAGTTGGAAAAGATGGTGTTATAACAGTTGAAGAGTCAAAAACTTTTGATACTACGATTTCTTATGTTGAGGGTATGCAGTTTGACAGAGGGTATCTTTCTCCTTACTTTTCCACCAATAAAGAGAATATGAGCGTTAATTTTGATGATGCTTTTATATTAATATATGAGAAAAAGATTAGTTCTATTAAAGAGCTTTTACCAGTTCTTGAGAAAGTTTTAGGCACAAATAAACCTTTATTGATTATTGCTGAAGACATTGAAGGGGATGCTCTTGCTGCTCTTGTTTTAAACAGTGTTAGAGGGGCTTTAAAAGTTTGTGCAATTAAATCTCCTGGTTTTGGCGATAGACGAAAAGCAATGCTTGAAGATATTGCAGTTCTTACTGGTGGTGTTTTAATCAGTGAGGAGCTAGGCCTTACTCTTGAGACAGTTGAGATTGAGCAACTTGGACAAGCTAAAACTATTAAGGTTGATAAAGACAATACCACTATTATTAATACCGGTAATAAAGAACAAATAAAGGAACGTGCAGAGCTTATTAAAAAACAAATTGAAGATTCAACATCTGAATATGATAAAGAAAAACTTCAAGAACGTCTTGCAAAGCTTGTTGGCGGAGTTGCTGTTATTAATGTTGGAGCTGTTACCGAGGTAGAGCTTAAGGAGAAAAAGCATAGAGTTGAAGATGCTCTTTCTGCGACTCGTGCTGCTGTTGAAGAGGGTGTTGTGCCTGGTGGTGGAGCAACTCTTATTGAAGTTGCCATGTATTTGGATACAATAGATACAAGTAAATTAAGTTATGAGGAAAAGCAAGGTTTTGAAATTGTAAAAAGAAGTCTTGAAGAACCAATGAGACAGATTATTTCAAATGCTGGTTTTGAGGGATCTATTTATATTCATCAGATTAAAACTGAGAAAAAGGGGCTTGGATTTGATGCTTCTTGCTTTAAGTGGGTAAATATGATTGAGAGTGGAATAATTGATCCTGCTAAAGTTACAAGAAGTGCGCTTCAAAATGCTGCTTCAATTGCTGGGCTTTTATTAACAACAGAATGTGCAATCACTGATATTAAAGAAGAGAAAAATACTTCTGGTGGCGGTGGTTATCCTATGGACCCAGGAATGGGTATGATGTAA